One window of Paenibacillus sp. FSL K6-3182 genomic DNA carries:
- a CDS encoding zinc dependent phospholipase C family protein: protein MPNVWAHFIFGQLVFERLGECALIESDEKKNIFNMGCQGPDFLFYHRFFPWQRSIALNRLGTEMHNRNCGPVLVEMLDSVVGRPACPKRPDSSILYTLGFVLHHILDRNLHPYVFSKSGFRKWDHQRFEIMMDTIIARELWGIETWKTPVWKHIDTKGAFPAPVVDAFESIAALYYEELAPLIKREDWNQANRDFTAAQRLFHDPTGIRKILTFGQIEPFTYKRGAMPFDVLNVEEQPWLDPVDGATYHNESVWQLWNQALDDAVEVVSAILIWLRAYEQPQFTKEERYRVRLLREDAIALIDNRSYETGLHCDFNTTIRFADTVWTDQIGIMKAP, encoded by the coding sequence ATGCCTAACGTATGGGCTCACTTCATTTTTGGACAACTTGTATTCGAGCGGCTTGGCGAATGCGCACTAATTGAATCAGATGAGAAAAAAAATATATTTAACATGGGATGCCAAGGACCTGACTTTTTGTTCTATCATCGTTTTTTCCCTTGGCAGCGCAGCATAGCCTTAAATCGTTTAGGAACGGAAATGCATAACCGCAATTGCGGACCGGTACTTGTCGAAATGCTGGATAGTGTCGTCGGCAGACCCGCCTGCCCTAAACGTCCTGATTCTTCTATCCTATACACACTAGGATTCGTATTGCATCACATTCTTGATCGTAATCTTCATCCTTATGTATTTAGCAAATCGGGCTTTCGCAAATGGGATCATCAACGTTTTGAAATTATGATGGATACGATAATAGCGCGTGAGCTTTGGGGTATTGAAACGTGGAAAACTCCAGTCTGGAAGCATATCGATACGAAGGGAGCATTTCCTGCACCCGTAGTGGACGCTTTCGAGTCAATTGCTGCCCTTTATTATGAAGAGCTGGCCCCGCTCATTAAACGCGAGGATTGGAACCAAGCGAATCGTGATTTCACTGCCGCGCAGCGTTTATTCCATGATCCGACTGGCATACGAAAAATACTAACTTTTGGGCAAATCGAGCCTTTCACTTATAAAAGAGGGGCTATGCCCTTTGACGTATTAAATGTAGAGGAACAGCCTTGGCTTGATCCAGTGGACGGCGCCACCTATCACAATGAGAGCGTTTGGCAGCTATGGAATCAAGCGTTAGATGATGCTGTTGAGGTTGTAAGCGCTATCCTCATTTGGCTAAGAGCCTATGAGCAGCCGCAGTTTACAAAAGAGGAGCGTTATCGTGTACGTCTACTGCGAGAAGACGCCATCGCCCTTATAGACAATCGTTCCTATGAAACTGGACTTCATTGCGACTTTAATACTACGATCCGTTTTGCAGACACGGTTTGGACTGACCAAATCGGAATTATGAAGGCTCCTTAA
- a CDS encoding chemotaxis protein CheX: protein MKAEYINPFLESAKIVIEQVVQIRPATGELGLKDIKFVENYIWIQIGLNGQMNGDIVFGLSEEVAMKMVSAMMGGYVISEIDEIVKSAISELGNMISGNASTMLFNQGVRVDITPPKVIQSAQSAGFTAQKALTIPLIMEGIGELDIQVLIAS, encoded by the coding sequence ATGAAGGCAGAGTACATTAACCCGTTTCTTGAATCTGCAAAAATCGTGATTGAGCAAGTCGTTCAAATACGTCCAGCGACTGGAGAACTAGGTCTCAAGGATATCAAGTTTGTAGAGAACTATATTTGGATTCAAATTGGACTCAACGGACAGATGAACGGTGACATTGTATTCGGGCTTAGCGAAGAGGTAGCTATGAAAATGGTTTCTGCGATGATGGGCGGATACGTAATTTCTGAAATCGACGAAATCGTGAAGAGTGCTATTTCTGAGCTTGGCAATATGATTAGCGGAAATGCGAGTACGATGCTGTTTAATCAAGGGGTGAGAGTAGATATTACACCGCCGAAGGTTATCCAGTCTGCTCAATCAGCTGGCTTCACCGCACAAAAAGCGTTGACGATTCCACTGATAATGGAAGGTATTGGAGAACTCGACATCCAAGTTTTAATCGCATCTTAG